Proteins from a single region of Chloroherpeton thalassium ATCC 35110:
- a CDS encoding Hsp20/alpha crystallin family protein — MLVRLNRDPFDKINRLFDDVFTSGGSGAMVAPELNGAFRVDISEDEAALYIDAELPGVKKEQISLAVDENVLTIKAERKHESEEKKKNYHRVERIYGSFARSFALADNIDRENIDATYDNGILHLKLPKIEPVKNVRQIEVK; from the coding sequence ATGTTAGTCAGATTAAATCGTGATCCGTTTGATAAAATCAATCGCTTATTTGATGATGTGTTTACCTCTGGCGGCTCTGGCGCAATGGTTGCTCCTGAACTAAATGGCGCATTCAGGGTTGATATTTCGGAAGATGAAGCCGCTTTGTATATCGATGCTGAATTGCCAGGCGTGAAGAAAGAGCAAATTAGCCTTGCAGTTGATGAAAATGTTTTGACTATTAAGGCCGAGCGCAAGCATGAGTCAGAAGAAAAGAAAAAGAATTATCATCGTGTAGAAAGAATTTATGGCAGCTTTGCCAGAAGCTTTGCATTAGCTGACAACATTGATCGTGAGAACATTGATGCAACGTATGATAATGGCATTTTGCACCTCAAACTTCCAAAGATTGAACCGGTTAAAAACGTTCGTCAAATTGAGGTCAAATAA
- a CDS encoding ArsR/SmtB family transcription factor, producing MAKTVKKTDYQSFGRQMPDEMLNSIANRFKVLSEPMRLKILRAICTGEKTVQEIVEEAEASQANVSKHLSLMYENGLVDRRKDGLKCYYRLADESVFQVCGLISKSIESNLQERLSWVTLKK from the coding sequence ATGGCAAAGACAGTAAAAAAAACAGATTATCAAAGCTTTGGCAGGCAAATGCCTGATGAGATGTTGAACTCGATTGCAAATAGATTTAAGGTGCTTTCCGAGCCGATGCGGTTGAAAATTCTAAGAGCTATTTGTACGGGGGAAAAAACCGTTCAGGAAATTGTTGAAGAAGCTGAAGCCAGCCAAGCAAACGTTTCCAAGCACTTGTCGCTGATGTACGAAAACGGCTTAGTTGATCGCCGAAAAGATGGCCTGAAATGCTATTACCGACTGGCTGATGAAAGCGTTTTTCAAGTATGCGGATTGATTTCAAAAAGCATTGAATCCAACCTGCAAGAGCGTTTAAGTTGGGTGACGCTAAAAAAATAG
- the dnaK gene encoding molecular chaperone DnaK, whose product MGKIIGIDLGTTNSCVAVMQGKDPVVIANAEGYRTTPSMVAFTKSGERLVGHAAKRQAITNATNTIFSIKRFMGRTQDEVPEETKMVPYQIVSEGNQARVKIGDKTHSPQEISAMILQKMKETAEDFLGEKVTEAVITVPAYFNDAQRQATKDAGQIAGLEVKRIINEPTAAALAYGLDKKQSNEKVAVFDLGGGTFDISVLELGDGVFEVRSTDGDTHLGGDNFDQILIDFLADEFKKQEMIDLRKDPMALQRLKEAAEKAKIELSSSAATEVNLPFITATQDGPKHLVVNITRAKFEGLCASLFDRILEPCRRAVKNAKLDVKEIDEVVLVGGSTRIPKVQQLVKEFFGKEPNRSVNPDEVVAVGAAIQGGVLKGDVTDVLLLDVTPLSLGIETLGGVMTKLIEANTTIPTKKQETFSTAADNQTSVEIHILQGERPMSTDNKTLGRFHLDGIPPAPRGVPQIEVAFDIDANGILHVSAKDKATGKEQSVRIEASGKLSETEIEKMKKDASSHADEDKKKKEEVDTKNTADALIFSTEKQINEIGDKLPAENLSKIQAALDRLKEAHKTGNTATIKPAMDALTKEWNEAASKMYGTEAGAPGAAGAAGAAGQGQSASSGKDDEVKNADFEVVDDK is encoded by the coding sequence ATGGGTAAGATTATTGGTATAGACTTGGGGACAACCAACTCCTGTGTTGCGGTTATGCAGGGAAAAGATCCTGTGGTTATTGCAAATGCGGAAGGATATCGCACAACCCCATCAATGGTGGCATTTACAAAATCGGGTGAGCGTTTGGTTGGTCATGCGGCAAAGCGCCAAGCAATTACCAACGCAACCAATACGATTTTTTCAATTAAGCGTTTTATGGGGCGCACCCAGGACGAAGTGCCGGAAGAAACCAAAATGGTGCCTTACCAAATCGTGTCCGAAGGCAATCAGGCGCGTGTGAAAATCGGCGACAAAACGCATTCTCCGCAGGAAATTTCGGCGATGATTTTGCAAAAAATGAAGGAAACGGCTGAAGATTTTCTCGGGGAAAAAGTCACCGAAGCGGTCATTACCGTTCCGGCTTATTTTAACGATGCGCAGCGTCAGGCAACCAAAGATGCTGGTCAAATTGCCGGCCTTGAAGTCAAGCGCATCATCAACGAACCGACAGCAGCCGCGCTTGCTTATGGCTTGGACAAAAAGCAAAGCAATGAAAAAGTTGCCGTGTTTGACCTTGGCGGCGGTACGTTTGATATTTCCGTTCTCGAGCTTGGCGATGGCGTTTTTGAAGTTCGCTCAACCGATGGCGATACGCACCTCGGCGGTGACAACTTCGACCAGATTCTCATCGACTTCCTTGCCGACGAGTTCAAAAAGCAAGAGATGATCGATCTCAGAAAAGATCCGATGGCCTTGCAGCGTTTGAAAGAAGCCGCTGAAAAAGCGAAAATTGAACTTTCTTCCAGCGCCGCAACCGAAGTCAACTTGCCGTTTATCACGGCAACGCAAGATGGTCCAAAGCATTTGGTTGTTAATATCACGCGTGCGAAATTTGAAGGCCTTTGTGCAAGTTTGTTTGACCGAATTCTTGAGCCTTGCCGTCGCGCGGTGAAAAACGCCAAATTAGATGTAAAAGAGATTGACGAAGTCGTATTGGTGGGTGGTTCAACGCGTATTCCAAAAGTTCAGCAGCTCGTAAAAGAATTTTTCGGCAAAGAGCCAAACCGTTCGGTCAACCCTGACGAAGTGGTTGCAGTTGGTGCTGCTATTCAAGGCGGCGTTTTGAAAGGCGATGTGACCGATGTGTTGTTGCTCGATGTCACGCCGCTTTCGCTTGGTATTGAAACGCTTGGCGGTGTGATGACGAAGCTTATCGAAGCCAACACCACCATTCCAACCAAGAAGCAAGAAACTTTCTCGACCGCAGCCGATAATCAGACTTCGGTAGAAATTCACATCTTGCAAGGTGAACGGCCAATGTCCACTGATAATAAAACGCTGGGTCGTTTCCATTTGGATGGTATTCCACCAGCACCGCGTGGCGTTCCTCAAATTGAGGTTGCATTTGACATTGACGCCAACGGTATTTTGCATGTGTCGGCTAAGGACAAAGCGACGGGCAAAGAACAGAGCGTTCGCATCGAGGCAAGTGGCAAGCTTTCTGAAACTGAAATTGAAAAAATGAAGAAAGATGCCAGCTCTCATGCTGATGAAGACAAGAAGAAAAAAGAAGAAGTTGATACGAAAAACACAGCCGATGCGCTCATTTTCTCAACGGAGAAACAGATTAATGAGATTGGGGACAAGCTTCCAGCCGAAAATCTGTCTAAAATTCAAGCTGCGTTAGATCGCTTGAAGGAGGCGCACAAAACCGGCAATACGGCAACTATCAAGCCGGCGATGGATGCGCTCACTAAAGAGTGGAACGAAGCGGCTTCGAAAATGTACGGCACAGAAGCGGGGGCTCCAGGTGCAGCTGGCGCTGCCGGTGCTGCGGGTCAAGGCCAAAGCGCTTCTTCTGGTAAAGATGACGAAGTGAAGAATGCCGACTTTGAAGTGGTCGATGATAAGTAA
- the pscD gene encoding photosystem P840 reaction center protein PscD, translated as MSIWRTGNPVHKIDKYFITKAERDDYGRLNLTFASTGGYGQLTNIPEIKKLLKNHDIQVAVLSSNEDIAINLQEFVKSSEERYVTDFDGRGVRSTMREVQVFVNPNTDEMVVDINGRLYSLNEFFK; from the coding sequence ATGTCTATTTGGCGAACAGGAAATCCAGTCCATAAAATTGATAAATATTTTATTACTAAGGCTGAGCGAGATGATTATGGACGATTGAATCTCACTTTTGCGTCAACAGGTGGTTATGGGCAGCTAACCAACATTCCCGAAATAAAAAAATTGCTCAAGAACCATGATATTCAAGTAGCTGTGTTGTCTTCAAACGAAGACATTGCGATTAATCTTCAAGAGTTTGTCAAAAGCAGCGAAGAGCGTTATGTCACGGATTTTGACGGGCGCGGTGTGCGTTCAACCATGAGAGAAGTTCAAGTTTTTGTCAATCCAAACACGGATGAAATGGTGGTTGACATCAACGGTCGCCTGTACTCATTGAATGAGTTTTTCAAGTGA
- a CDS encoding phytoene desaturase family protein: MTQKYDAIIVGAGIGGLTTAALLQHAGLRTLTIEQHYLPGGSSSFFKKRGYTFDAGASLFYGFGSYETGGTLNLHRRIFDRLGIEVKTIPDPVQIHYHLPNDFEIRTHYDKERFLTELIARFPREASGIRKFYQELEDVFNVIGSFPAGSLENLEHLMFIGVRHPLKVLKLMVQTMKNMGKTARKYIRNQELLKFIDIESYAWAVRDALATPLVNAGICLADRHHGGINYPVGGSGSIANALVKGIRHFGGEVLLGKRVAEIITRNGKAFGVKLSDGTEYFSRVVVSNATVWDTFNSLIKEKRFRVDNSKFDIAPSWLQLHLGVKKSLIPEKFNVHHIIVEDWETYDNIGGTIYFSAPTILDPTCAPDGKHVLHVFTTALASDWQKPVSKNDTDYLAAKEAQANQLIRRTERLLPGLSDAIDLKLIASPHTHERYLSRYLGSYGPLLRKGQYVLEKPQNFTPVRNLYHVGDSCFPGQGVIAVTYSGVSCANLICKKLGTRFQYL, translated from the coding sequence ATGACTCAAAAATACGATGCAATTATTGTTGGTGCCGGAATTGGCGGCCTTACCACCGCAGCTCTTTTGCAACATGCCGGCTTGAGAACCCTAACAATTGAACAGCACTACTTACCTGGCGGGAGTTCTTCCTTTTTTAAAAAACGTGGCTACACTTTCGATGCAGGGGCATCTTTATTCTATGGTTTTGGAAGCTATGAAACGGGCGGAACGCTCAATTTGCATCGTAGAATTTTTGACCGGCTTGGCATCGAAGTAAAAACCATTCCCGATCCCGTACAAATTCATTACCATTTACCTAACGATTTTGAAATACGCACCCACTACGATAAAGAACGCTTTTTAACTGAACTGATAGCACGTTTTCCGCGCGAAGCTTCGGGCATCAGAAAGTTTTACCAAGAACTTGAAGATGTTTTCAATGTTATCGGCTCATTTCCTGCGGGCTCTCTTGAAAACCTTGAACACTTGATGTTTATTGGCGTGAGGCATCCGCTCAAAGTTTTGAAGTTGATGGTGCAAACTATGAAAAATATGGGTAAAACGGCAAGAAAATATATTCGAAATCAGGAGCTGCTGAAATTTATCGACATAGAAAGCTATGCTTGGGCTGTGCGCGACGCCCTGGCCACACCGCTTGTCAATGCCGGTATTTGCCTTGCCGACCGCCATCACGGCGGGATTAATTATCCGGTGGGAGGCTCGGGCAGCATTGCCAACGCGCTCGTAAAAGGCATTCGCCATTTCGGTGGCGAGGTGCTGCTGGGAAAACGCGTCGCAGAAATCATCACACGCAATGGAAAAGCATTTGGCGTGAAACTTTCCGACGGGACAGAGTATTTTTCCCGCGTTGTTGTTAGCAATGCAACCGTTTGGGATACATTTAATTCTTTAATAAAAGAAAAGCGCTTTCGCGTTGATAACTCAAAATTTGATATAGCGCCAAGTTGGCTGCAGCTTCATCTTGGTGTGAAAAAATCCCTGATTCCAGAAAAATTCAATGTGCACCATATTATCGTGGAAGATTGGGAAACATACGACAACATCGGCGGGACGATTTACTTTTCTGCGCCGACCATCTTAGACCCAACCTGCGCACCTGATGGAAAACATGTGCTGCATGTTTTCACCACTGCCCTTGCCTCCGATTGGCAAAAGCCGGTTTCGAAAAATGACACGGATTATCTGGCTGCCAAAGAAGCACAGGCCAACCAATTGATTCGCCGAACAGAGCGACTTTTGCCCGGTCTATCCGACGCCATTGATCTAAAACTTATCGCATCGCCGCACACCCATGAGCGCTACCTCAGTCGTTACCTTGGTTCTTATGGACCGCTTTTGCGAAAAGGCCAATACGTGCTCGAAAAACCTCAAAACTTCACACCGGTACGGAATTTATATCATGTGGGAGATAGCTGTTTTCCAGGGCAAGGCGTCATCGCTGTCACGTATTCGGGAGTTTCCTGCGCCAATTTGATCTGCAAAAAGCTGGGAACGCGTTTCCAATATTTATAA
- a CDS encoding sigma-70 family RNA polymerase sigma factor, which yields MDAFADDDMLSSVNASPKLTKGEILRQVDFQKEAMIHIDSLYNFALRMTGDPEDANDLVQETYMKAYRFFDSFEKGTNCKAWLFRILKNSYINRYRKESKQPDKVDYDDIKEFYHTIRHSSSDSNDMQEKLFGNLMDEQVSRALNSLPEDFREVVQLCDIEGFTYEEIANMVDCPIGTVRSRLHRGRKILRDKLIDYAKEHGYKVTSEDFDD from the coding sequence ATGGATGCATTTGCAGATGATGATATGCTATCATCTGTAAACGCGTCGCCGAAATTAACCAAAGGAGAAATTCTTCGCCAGGTTGATTTTCAAAAAGAAGCCATGATTCATATAGATTCATTGTATAATTTCGCTTTGCGAATGACCGGCGATCCTGAGGATGCAAACGACTTGGTTCAGGAAACTTACATGAAAGCCTATCGCTTTTTCGACTCTTTTGAAAAAGGAACGAACTGCAAAGCATGGTTGTTCCGAATTCTTAAGAACAGCTATATTAATAGGTATAGAAAGGAATCTAAGCAGCCTGACAAGGTCGACTATGACGACATAAAAGAGTTTTACCATACGATTCGTCATAGCTCCTCCGATTCAAATGACATGCAGGAAAAGCTTTTCGGAAATTTGATGGATGAACAAGTTTCGCGTGCGCTAAATAGTTTGCCAGAGGATTTCAGAGAAGTTGTCCAGTTATGTGATATTGAAGGATTTACTTATGAAGAAATTGCCAATATGGTGGATTGCCCGATTGGCACGGTAAGGTCGAGGCTGCATAGAGGTAGAAAAATCCTCCGCGATAAGTTGATAGATTATGCAAAGGAGCATGGCTACAAGGTAACTTCGGAGGATTTTGATGATTGA
- a CDS encoding YpdA family putative bacillithiol disulfide reductase, translated as MHYDLIIVGAGPVGLACGIEAQNAGYSYLILEKGCLTNSIFHWPTFVRLFSTPDLLELGELPFTTANEKPTRRETLVYYRRVKNKFSLNVRQYEEVLKVNPRETSVHQPFFEVISSKTTYLASKVILATGAFDIFTPLNVPGEELPKVTHYYKEPFSYTDCHVLVIGGKNSAVEAALDLYRNGAYVTLVSREPELAENVKYWLKPDLENRIKSGKIEAYFSTHVKQIESDTVTLEHALTGKSFTIKNDFVVALTGYQPDYELLESVGVGVTKDKQFVYDSETMETNVKSIYLAGAVAAGFKTGNIFIENGRRHAKQIIRHIISEQKKE; from the coding sequence ATGCACTACGACCTTATTATTGTTGGCGCTGGCCCGGTTGGGCTGGCTTGCGGCATTGAGGCACAAAACGCCGGCTATTCCTACTTAATCCTTGAAAAAGGATGCTTAACCAATTCAATTTTTCATTGGCCAACTTTCGTGAGGCTTTTTTCTACACCCGATTTATTGGAGCTTGGCGAGCTGCCTTTCACAACCGCAAATGAAAAACCCACACGGCGAGAAACCCTGGTTTATTATCGGCGAGTCAAGAATAAATTTTCTCTGAATGTGCGGCAATATGAAGAAGTCCTAAAAGTAAACCCTCGCGAAACCTCTGTTCATCAACCATTTTTTGAAGTCATTTCGTCAAAGACCACTTATTTAGCCTCAAAGGTGATTTTGGCTACAGGCGCTTTTGATATTTTCACGCCGCTCAATGTGCCTGGTGAAGAATTGCCAAAAGTGACGCATTACTACAAAGAGCCTTTTTCTTATACCGATTGTCATGTGCTGGTGATTGGCGGGAAAAACTCGGCAGTTGAAGCCGCTTTAGATCTGTATCGAAATGGGGCTTATGTAACGCTCGTCTCGCGCGAGCCAGAACTTGCCGAAAATGTTAAATATTGGCTCAAACCTGACCTTGAAAACCGCATAAAATCGGGCAAAATTGAAGCGTATTTCAGCACGCATGTCAAACAAATTGAGAGCGACACGGTGACTTTGGAACATGCCCTAACAGGCAAATCTTTCACGATTAAAAACGACTTTGTGGTTGCGCTTACGGGCTACCAACCGGACTATGAGCTGCTTGAGTCCGTTGGAGTGGGCGTTACAAAAGACAAGCAATTTGTGTATGATTCAGAAACAATGGAAACAAATGTGAAAAGCATTTATTTAGCGGGAGCAGTTGCTGCAGGTTTTAAGACGGGAAATATTTTTATTGAAAATGGCCGCCGTCATGCAAAACAAATCATTCGCCATATTATATCGGAGCAGAAAAAAGAATAA
- a CDS encoding anti-sigma factor family protein, protein MECKEALTLISAAVDGELGGAKLKEFEIHLQECEVCRNEYEAEKATKNILKQKLKKVKAPPSLVDAIRRQTMGNVPSNVQEFSGGFREQELVVPHASCFAAPSLAISSNFGARLKHLLFISPEDSKINTFFAFTLALCVLAMLVFTGFVRHQQSAFQDSAFSQREIETSKKSLNQLTGAAFERTLQTDAAPVTDYHSTVRFLTNATNTDAVLPLANGFFPHTVSSFMLGNIPAVEIKYYRKENPESTLSIFAMNAEDIQGSQFLPESIFQKISHDETAFVPSFSETGRKTVVWKWGNTIYSAISNESALDMTNGIFVNPKRIALK, encoded by the coding sequence GTGGAATGTAAAGAGGCCTTAACTTTGATTAGCGCCGCCGTGGATGGTGAATTAGGCGGCGCAAAGCTAAAGGAGTTCGAAATCCATCTTCAAGAATGCGAAGTTTGCCGCAATGAGTACGAAGCTGAGAAAGCAACAAAGAACATTTTAAAACAGAAACTGAAAAAAGTAAAAGCTCCGCCGAGTCTTGTGGATGCCATTCGCCGCCAAACGATGGGCAATGTCCCATCTAATGTGCAAGAGTTTTCCGGCGGCTTTCGCGAACAAGAATTGGTTGTACCTCACGCGTCTTGCTTCGCTGCGCCGTCGTTGGCGATCTCATCAAATTTTGGCGCACGGCTCAAGCATTTGCTATTTATTTCGCCTGAAGACAGCAAGATCAATACATTTTTTGCTTTTACCTTGGCGCTTTGTGTGTTGGCGATGCTTGTTTTTACAGGATTTGTGAGGCATCAGCAATCAGCTTTTCAGGATTCGGCATTTTCTCAGAGAGAAATTGAAACCTCAAAAAAAAGCTTAAATCAACTCACGGGAGCGGCGTTTGAAAGAACCCTTCAAACCGATGCAGCTCCCGTAACGGATTATCACTCCACGGTTCGTTTTTTAACCAATGCTACCAACACCGATGCGGTGCTTCCTTTAGCCAACGGCTTTTTTCCGCATACGGTTAGTTCATTTATGTTAGGGAACATTCCTGCTGTTGAAATTAAGTATTATCGGAAGGAAAATCCCGAATCCACACTGTCTATATTTGCAATGAATGCAGAGGATATTCAAGGTAGTCAATTTTTGCCCGAATCCATTTTTCAAAAAATCTCTCATGATGAAACAGCCTTTGTCCCTTCATTTTCAGAAACAGGTAGAAAAACAGTTGTTTGGAAATGGGGCAATACGATCTATTCGGCTATTTCAAACGAATCTGCGTTAGATATGACAAACGGGATATTTGTAAACCCAAAGAGAATTGCCCTGAAGTAA